In the Candidatus Delongbacteria bacterium genome, GCCCGCCGGCGGCGATTCCCTGCTGGTGACCGCCGCTGACGACGAGGAGCGCGGCCCCAATCCCGTGATCGAATGGCTGACCCGAGTGCGCAAGCGCCTGGCACTGGGCACCAATGCCTTCGATGATGTGACCATCACGTTCAATCGCACGGGCTCCTTCGGCAACCCGGGTCAGGCCGTGCTGCCCTGGACACACACCGCCAGCGAACGCCACGCGGCCCTGCTGTACCAGCTGGGTCTGAGCCGTGACACGGGCTTCGACACGCTGGGTGTGGGCAGTTATGTGGTGCAGACCCAGCGCTCATTCGGCTACGATTACAAGCTGGGCACCAAGGTGCGCTTCATCAAGTCGGTGCCCATCAACCTGAGCTACGACTTCGCCTTTGACCAGAGCTACACCAACGACCGCGAGAGCTCGCGGCGCAAGTCGGAGAACGGCTGGTTCAGTTTCAGCAACGAAACCCTCAGTGGCGGCACCTTCAACGATGGTGACCTGGTGGGCGGCAACCCCTCGCTGAAACTGGTGCCCAACTACAATCTGACCATCGGCGGGTTGGACAAACTGCCGGTCATCCGCACGCTGGTGACCTCGCTCAACCTGAATCACAGTTACACGGGCAAGCTGGAAACCTCGTACACGATTTCCAGTACCCGACCGGGCATGGAGCGCAGCCGTCTGTCCTACACGCGCAATTTCAGCCCGCTGGCCGGATTCGACTTCAGCACCAACAACGACTGGAGCGGCAACCTGAACTTCAACCAGAGTCGCACCCTGACGGTGACCACGCCCGAGAACCCGGGCAACCGTTCGCTGACCTACAACCGGCGTACCGAGATGCAGGTCAGCGGCAGCAAGCGCCTGAAGAAGGGCTTCAAGCTGCCGCTGATGAAGACCGGCTTCCAGAACGATACCACCGTCCGGCTGGAATACACGCGCTCCAACAACATGACCGTGAACAGCATCCGCGAATCGGTGCCCAATCCCGATGGTGAGGGCGATCCTGTGCAGATTCTGGTCTGGAACACGCCACAGACTCCCAGCAACTGGAAACTGCGCGCCAGCACCGACTTCGAGTTCTCGCGCAATGTGCGCGGGGGCGCCTGGTACGAGTTCGGTTCGCAGCGCTCGGGCACCGTGGCCGATCAGATGACCTACACCGAATTCGGAATGAACTGCACGATCCAGATCCGCAACGCACGCGGTGGTGGCTCGTCCAGCAGTTCGGGAGGACGCCGATGAGTCTCACACGCTGCCTGCTGGCCCTTGTTCTGGCCAGTGGCCTCACGGCGCAGGCCGAGTCCTTCTCGCGGGAACGCAGTTTCTCATTTCTGGAACAGCTCTGCGAGATCGGTCCGCGCTACCCGGGCGCACCCGGACACACCGCGGCCCGCGACTGGCTGCTGGCCACGTTGACGCCCCTGGGTGACGACGTGTTTCTGCAGAATTTCAGCCACCCTGTACGCGACGACCATCCGAAACGTGCCGAGGCAGGCCCCACCCTGAACCTGAGCAACATCGTCTGCCGCTTCCGGCCCGATGTACCGCGTCGTATACTGCTGACGGCCCACTGGGAGAGTCGTCCCTTCTGCGATCAGGAAAAGGACCCCGAGCTGGCGGCTCAGCCGCTGGTCGGCGCCAACGACAGCGCCAGCGGTGTGGCGATCCTGCTGGAACTGGCCACGCTCTGGAGCACGACTCCACCACCGATTGGAGTGGACATCGTGCTCGTGGATGGTGAAGACTGGGGCGAGGAGGGCGTGCTGGCCGATTACCTGCTGGGCTCGCGCCATCTGGCCCGCAACCTGCTGGTGCCCGCCCCGTTTCTGGCGGTGAATCTGGACATGCTGGGTGACACCGACCTGGACCTGCAGATCGAGCGCAACAGCTGGCAGGCCGCTCCGGACTGGGTGGACCTGATCTGGAACACGGCCGCCGATCTGGGCCACGACAACATTTTCCAGCGCCGGATGGGTCAGGCGATCCTCGATGATCATGTGCCGCTGATCCAGGCCGGCATTCCCGCAGTGAACCTGATCGATTTCACCTATCCGGCCTGGCACACCACGCGTGACACTCCCGCCCAGTGCAGCTCCGAGAGCCTGGGCATCATTGGAGATGTGCTGCTGGAAACCCTGCGCCAGCTCCCGTAGCCACGGCGCCCCACGCGCGACCCCGCGCCCCTTCCGGAATTGCCATGCACTATCGCCTGATCATTCAGTACAACGACTGGGCCAGCGAGCCCCTCAGCAACCATCTCTTCGAAGCCGGCGCCAGCGGTCTGGAAGAGGACAAGGACAAGCTGGAAGCCTGGTTTCCCGGCGAGACCGACATGGACCGTGTGCGGGCCGGTCTGGATGCCTTTCTGGAAAGCCTGGCCGAACTGACTCCGGACACGCTGCTGACCTGGAACCATCGCCTCGAATCCCGCGAAGACGAGGACTGGAACACCGAGTGGAAAAAGTACTGGGCCGCCCAGCCCATTGGCCAGCGGATCCTGATCTGCCCCACCTGGCTCGAGCCGGGGCCGGAGCACGCCGACCGCCTGCTGATTCGTCTGGACCCAGGCAGCGCTTTCGGCACCGGCACCCACGAGACCACCCGCCTGCTGCTGGAATGCCTGGAAGAGCTGGAGCTGGCGGGCCGCAATGTGCTGGACGCCGGCTGTGGCACGGGAGTGCTGGCGATTGCCGCGCTCAAACTGGGCGCCGGTTTTGCCTGGGGCATCGACATCGAGGACGAAGCCGTGCGCGCCTCGCGCGAGAACGCCGCCCAGAACGGATGCCGCGTATCCAGTCACTTCCAGCTGGGCAGCCCCGCCAGCCTGGACCGCAGTTTCCGCTTCGACATTCTGCTGGCCAACATCCAGCGCAGTGTGATCGAAGAGTTCTTCGCCGACTTCCTGCGCCTGCTGGTCCCCGGTGGCCGCTTGCTGGTGTCGGGCATCCTCTCCACGGAAGAGGAAGCGATTCACGCCCTGGCTCGGCAATGGCACACACCCGTGGACAGCGTGCATCGTCAGGGGGAATGGCTGGCCTTCACCTTCACCGCCCCCAGCGACCCGGAGACCCGGCCCCAGTAAGCAAGGGAGCCCCGTGATGACACCTCAGCTTGTCTGCAGCATCCATGATGGCTGGACCCAGGTTCTCAGTGCGGGCCCCGCTGAATCCGGCTCACTGGCCATCGTGTCTCACGACGTGCTCAACAACGATCTGGACCTGAGCCTGGCCCGCCACGGCCACCTGCGCCCCGAGGCCCGCGAGGCGGTGGAACTGCAGCTGCGCCCGCTGGCCCTGCGCCAGGCCAAGGGTGCGGGCCCGATTGATGTGCTGCTGTCGCCCAGCCTGGCCAACGACGACCCTGAGCACAAGGAACTTGAGCAGTGGGCGCGCCATCTGGGCAATACCATGGGCTACACGCTGCACCTGCCCTCCGTCGCGGATGAGGCGCGCCTGCTGCTGCGCGCGCATCGCGCCTGCTTTTCCCACGAGGAAACCTGCTACATGCTGCAGGTCGGTGGCTGGTCCAGCACTCTGGTGCGTGAACTGGGTCAGGGAGCCCAACACACCAGCCTGCCCTGGGGCTGCGAGCGCCCCGGTCTGTTCGAACGACGCGGCGAGCTGGCGCCCGAGGCCATGCCCGAAGTGGCCGACCTGCTGCGCGCCCACCTGAAGACCCTCGACCTCTGCGGCCAGCCCGCCTGGCTGCTGGGCCTGGTCGCAGCGCGTCTCACTTTCCTGGAAGAGCAGCGCCTCAGATCCACCATGCTGGACGCTGATGGCCTGACCGTGCTCCACGACTGGCTGGCGAACTTCGACGGAGAGGAACGTGACACATTGCCTCTTCTCGCCGGGCGTGGTCATTCAATCATCGACTCTCTGGCGATCGTGCGTCGCCTCTTCTCCGCAAGGGGTTTCCACCGTGTCCGCTTCTGCCCCTGGAACACTCCTCACGGCTTCCTGCTGGAAAAGCTGAAGATAGGCTGAGCACCAAAGTTCTGTCATCCCCGCGCAGGCGGGGACCCATTGCATGGCGCCCCGAGGTTACACCGCACCACCTCGAATGTCATCCCCGCGCAGGCGGGGACCTCGATGGGTTACACGGCAAACCATCTCATTTCTACTCAACACCCGTACCAGCCGCCCTTCGGCCGGCGTCGCTGTGCGTCAGACACTGTGCCGTGTCACGGCATGCCTCGCCGGTCGCCGGCAATACACTTCCCTGCGCGGGGGGCGTTCTCCTACCTTTTCTTCGCGAAGAAAATGTAGGTCCAAAAGAAGGCCCAGCAGGCCTCGCGCCGCGCAAACTTGGCCCGCGATGCGGTCCTTCGGGCCAAGCGCGGCGGCCCACGCTCATGCCCAACCGGTCCGTCTCGATGGTTCCGCCACCGGCGTCACCGATGTGGAAGAGGATTGAATCTTGGGGAAATCGACGGTGTCTCGCGGTGGGTGAGCATGCGGCTCGCCCATTCCCGTCATTCCCGTCATTCCCGCGAAGGCGGGAATCCCGATTGGTTACACCACAAGTTCATTCCCATTTGGAACCGCTGTGCGACTGACAGTGTGCATGTCACGGATACTGTCGCCGGTCGCCGGCAATACACTCCTCTGCGCGGGGGCCAACGTTCCCTGCCCATCCGTTCCGTCTCGATGGTTCCGCCACCGGCGTCACCGCTGCGGAAGGGGATTGATTCTTTGGGAATTCGCCGCTGTCTCGCGGTGGGTGATCTTGCGGCCAGCTCATCGCCTCCGCCCGTGGATTCCCCATGGGTTACGGATGTGTGATGCACCGTTCGGGGCTTGGTGGGGGACGGTGTGTGGTGTGATTGCCATGTGTTGGTTGACAAGTCCCATAAAACGACGTAGCCCGGATGAAGCGCAGCGTAACCGGGGCGCCATGCTATGGGAACACACACCCTTCTCCACCCGATTCATCCACGTCCGCCGTGGATTCCCCACGGGCTATGAATGTGTGATGCCCCGTTCGGGGCTTGGCAGTAGACCATTGCCTGGCGAGGCGAAGCCGTCATCCCTTCCCTCGCGCAGCGGGGGAAGGCACGCCGAAGGTGTGGTGGGATGGGGGCAGTGACATGGCAGACGATTGTGTGTGGATTGACGGGGGCGACACAACCCAAAGCGTCGCTTTGGGCTGAGGAAACAGTGCCCCTTCGGGGCGTCCTATTTCAGCAGCAGAATCTTCTGCGTTCGCGATTCCCCACCTGCGGTCAGCTCCACGATGTACACCCCGCTTGCCAGTTCGCTGGCATCGAATCTTACATGGTGCTCCCCCGCGCTCTCCATTTCGGAAACGAGTGTCCGCACCTTCTGCCCCAGCAAATTGTACACGGACAGCTCCACCTGCAGTGGGCGGTTGAGAACATAGCCCAGAGTGGTCACGGGATTGAAGGGATTGGGAAAGGCTGGGCGCAGCACGAAGGCCCCCGGTTGCGCCAAGGGTTCCGGGCGCGGTGCTCGCACGGCCACCAGATGTTCCAGAGTTCCCGCATGCGGTCCACCGGTGTAGCCGATGTCGTTGCGCGTGGTGCCCTGACTGGGCCAGAGGGCGAAGCCGGGGTTGTCGAGGTCTTCGATGTCGTTGTATACCAATGCCGGGTTGCCTGCGTCGATGGCCGGGGAGATTGGGGACAGCCAGGGGATACCCAGTTCCTCATCGAACAGGGGGTCGACTCCAACCTGATTGCCGATGCCTGGCACAGGCTCCTGAAGGATGTTGTACTCCCACGTCTGGGTGATGGGGTCATCCCACTCCAGCAACTGCTGGTAGGTATTGTTCCAGAACACGCAGTTGCGGACCCGAAGGGTGACACCTTCATAGAAATTGAACAAGTGCCGCATCCCGTCACAGCCGGTGGCCGTCACATTCTCGAACTCGATGGTTGGCGGAATCCCGAAGTACGCCGCACGCACATCCACGAACAACAGTGCCTGGTTGCTGCCCCATTGTTCCTGGGGGGTCAGGAAGTTGTCACTGGCATCCACATTCTCGATATGGATGTTCCGAAAGCTGTAGTAGGGTGCAGCCTGAGGGAGTTCATTTCTGCCCATCAGGAAACCGACCCTGCCCACATCCTTCAGCACCACATTCGATACCCATATCGAGTCCGATCCGACAACAAGGCCGCCATCATCTGCGTCTTCCACTCGGATGCTGTCCAGGTACAGGTGCGTCCCCGCAACGAAGACCAAGGTCGATCCGGGGCGCGCAAGGTCAATGGCTGCAACCGAATACACTTCGGGAACAGAGTTGGGCTGACGGCTGTGTTCCACTGAAATGTTTCGTGCAACAAGGATTCCATTGGCACCGGCCCACAATTCTCGCCCCCAATTGGAATGGTGAAATCTCCGATGGCGAATGGTCACTGTAGTCATCCAGGTCATCGACCCGGTTGTTCTCGAAGCGCATATTGGACAACGTGATGTTCTGGCCTTCTGCTCTGACCATCGCCCCCTGAACGTCATTGCCCCCATTACTGGCGACCTGGGGGTCCCCAGGCACGATCGACCGGTTGTCGTGGACGTAGACACTGTCCAGGTTCATGTTGACCGTCCAAAGCAGAGGTTCTGCGACGTGAGTCAGACTGTCCCCCGCAACATTGTTGTAGATGTTCACATTGCGCATGGATCCCGGTACATCCGAGCGGATCTGAACCGCAGGCGCGTCATCGATGTTGCGGAATCCATGGATCTTGACTCCATCGATATCCAGAGTCGTGGATTGGGAACGTATGCTGCTGGACAACGCCAATCTCTGATCACCGTAGTCCATGTTGCGGACTACGACAACCGAAGAGTCCACAACGTAGTGAATGGGCTGTATTACAAAAGCAGCACCGCGCAGACCTTCGGCGGCTGACGTTCGGATGTTCGTGAAGACCTGTCCGCTTTCATGGACAATGCTGGAACCTATTCCGGCCCCGTTTCCATCGCAATCCAACAGTGTGAGATCGTTCACGTACACGGAATCCATGAGAGAGCACGAGACGTGTATCGACCGGGAACTGTCGCCACCCCCATTGTAGAGAAACTTGTCAATGACCATCGTGGAAGCGCTGGTGCGAATGAAAAGGACCCCGGTAACGCCTCCGGTCGGCGCGTCGGTCGTATTGCTGTAGCACGCCACATTGCGCAGGAACAGACTGCCCGCAAGCCCTGCTATGCCACAAACGACTCCCTGATTGAGGACCGCTCCCCCTCGCGGTGCCCGATTTTCACGGAACACAGTATCCTTGATCTCGGCATTCGAGGGAGCATTGATCTGCAACGCTCCTCCCCGAAAACAATAGGCGGAGGAGTTGATGTCCTGCCCCTGGCCGTGCTGCAGGGTGAAACCGCAGAGGGTGAACCAGTTTCCTTCGCCGACGATGATGTCCAGAATCGTGCCTGCGTACTCTCCATCCAGAACCGTCTCGTTGATGTCCGTGGAATCCTGGCTGAACAGGTAGTTCGAGGCCAGAGTCAGAGTGTAGTCCGGGCTGGTGTACAGCCCCGTGTATGTACCCGGTGCCACCAGCACCGTGTCCCCGGGAGCGCTGGCGTCCATGGCACTCTGGATTTCGCCAAAGTCCAGAGGTACATGCAGAATGGCCGCGAGGCCAGGGCTGCAAAGCCCCAACCCCAACAGCAAACAGCAGGCGAGTTTCCTGATTCGGGTCATTTGATCAGCATCATCTTTCGGTCCTGGGTCTGGCATTGATACTCGGCTCGTGCCAGATACATGCCGCTGGCCAGCGCACTGCCATCAAAGAGGATCGAATGGACGCCTGCCTCAAGGCGACCGTCCACCAGCGTGGCCACCTGCTGGCCCTGCAGATTGAAAATGCGCAGTCGCACAACCGCAGTTTCGGGCACCGACAGTTCAATCCTCGTCGTGGGGTTGAAAGGATTGGGATACAGTCGCTGAATGGCGAAGGTCTGCGGTAGTGCCGCTGGTTCCAGCACTCCGGCATGTGTGCCCCGCTGGAATGCCAACAAGGTCTGGACTGCCTGCTGCTGCACGAGAGCGCGGGTATAGCGGGCATCCGGAGCGGCAGAGGATTGTCCGCCTTGAGCGGGATAGGTGGCGATCTCCGCCAGACTGAAGTGGATTTCATCAATGCACACATGATTGGTCTCGCCCACCAGCATGGCATTCAAGGCAGCGATTGCCAGGGTGCGGTCTCCCAGCAGGGCCTCGACACACCAGGCGCTGCAATCCTGCAACACGGCCTGGGTATGGAAGTTCACCCCCTCTGACAGATCGGCGGCTTCAAACAGATGGTCGCGCACCAGCGTGAAATGATCCGGGCCATAATTCTTGTCCTGGCCCAGGGCTTTCAAGCGCAGAGTCGCTTCATTGATTTCCTTCGCAGTGGGGTGCAAGATCACCAAGTAGTACCAATGCTCACGCGCACTGTCCAGATCCCCAGCCAGCTCAGCATCGATGCCCAGTTTCAGCAGTTCGAAAGCCGTGTAGGGTTCATAGGGGCAAGCCGGATTGCCCGGTGCAAAGTACTCCAGACAGGTCAGGAGATTCTCCTCGACTTCGGCCCACACGGGAATCAACCCAATGACGTCGTCATTCACGGTTTCTTCGGTCAGCAACTCCGTACAGCTTGTACCCCAATAGTTTTCTCGCCAGATGCGATCTGGATTGGGACTGTGATCCCCTGTGAACGAAATGATAGGCTGCGTTGCATCAGCATCTGCGACGACAATGCTGTTGCGTCCGCAGTACATGTCCAGATCTCCGCTCTCAAGCGCGACGATCGGAGTATCAGTCTCGAAAGCTTCCGCATCCAGGTTTGCGTGGATCTCATTTCTGGCCTCCCCGCCCATATCCAGGCTTGAGGATGTCTGGATGTACGCCGTTGTCTTGCACTGCAGGAACCTGTTCCATTCCAGGCGCGCGACCGCGTGATAGAAGTCAGCCAAGGGCCCCACCTGATCTTCACTTCCTGTGAAGGTGTTGTTCACCAGATGATATGTTCCACTCGATGTGACATTGAACATCTTCAATGGTGAACGAAAATCACCCGTTGCGGGAACAGTGAATTCGCAACCTTCGATGGACATCTTTGAACTGTTGCAGGACAAACTTCCCGGGTTCAACAAAGGATCGACACCGAAACTCATGTTGCTGACTTGCCCTTCGCAGTTCCAGAACAGCAGATCACAATGGATTGGGGTCGAGCCGTTTGGCACAGTCAGATTCATGTAGTTCTGGAACTGATTGAGGTTGCCATCCAGAACAACGGGAAGCAACATCGACGCGAATTGCCCATTGAAGGACAGTGCGGAAGTCGCATTCGCATAGTCGATGGCTGGATAATTGAAGAGCACACCTTCCA is a window encoding:
- a CDS encoding M28 family peptidase, giving the protein MSLTRCLLALVLASGLTAQAESFSRERSFSFLEQLCEIGPRYPGAPGHTAARDWLLATLTPLGDDVFLQNFSHPVRDDHPKRAEAGPTLNLSNIVCRFRPDVPRRILLTAHWESRPFCDQEKDPELAAQPLVGANDSASGVAILLELATLWSTTPPPIGVDIVLVDGEDWGEEGVLADYLLGSRHLARNLLVPAPFLAVNLDMLGDTDLDLQIERNSWQAAPDWVDLIWNTAADLGHDNIFQRRMGQAILDDHVPLIQAGIPAVNLIDFTYPAWHTTRDTPAQCSSESLGIIGDVLLETLRQLP
- the prmA gene encoding 50S ribosomal protein L11 methyltransferase, with protein sequence MHYRLIIQYNDWASEPLSNHLFEAGASGLEEDKDKLEAWFPGETDMDRVRAGLDAFLESLAELTPDTLLTWNHRLESREDEDWNTEWKKYWAAQPIGQRILICPTWLEPGPEHADRLLIRLDPGSAFGTGTHETTRLLLECLEELELAGRNVLDAGCGTGVLAIAALKLGAGFAWGIDIEDEAVRASRENAAQNGCRVSSHFQLGSPASLDRSFRFDILLANIQRSVIEEFFADFLRLLVPGGRLLVSGILSTEEEAIHALARQWHTPVDSVHRQGEWLAFTFTAPSDPETRPQ
- a CDS encoding T9SS type A sorting domain-containing protein, translating into MGRNELPQAAPYYSFRNIHIENVDASDNFLTPQEQWGSNQALLFVDVRAAYFGIPPTIEFENVTATGCDGMRHLFNFYEGVTLRVRNCVFWNNTYQQLLEWDDPITQTWEYNILQEPVPGIGNQVGVDPLFDEELGIPWLSPISPAIDAGNPALVYNDIEDLDNPGFALWPSQGTTRNDIGYTGGPHAGTLEHLVAVRAPRPEPLAQPGAFVLRPAFPNPFNPVTTLGYVLNRPLQVELSVYNLLGQKVRTLVSEMESAGEHHVRFDASELASGVYIVELTAGGESRTQKILLLK
- a CDS encoding T9SS type A sorting domain-containing protein, which gives rise to MNHGTITDNEVTEYMGAHLILEHTLELSACNLSDNRGASSAGPLQMPDRDSLRVSYTNIHGHEGGDWVGVLEPLASRPGNLSCVPVFVNPVARDFRLRWDSPLLDMGDTAAPLDFDLTRSDIGWSPVVPVQTLAGTISDPLEAINYEITANCTINAAIPPGATLRAASGVQLSIAVVGSGVYTLGSAQGPRTAVVGRPGRDLLSAASILFKPGTASGTELHVEGVLFNYPAIDYANATSALSFNGQFASMLLPVVLDGNLNQFQNYMNLTVPNGSTPIHCDLLFWNCEGQVSNMSFGVDPLLNPGSLSCNSSKMSIEGCEFTVPATGDFRSPLKMFNVTSSGTYHLVNNTFTGSEDQVGPLADFYHAVARLEWNRFLQCKTTAYIQTSSSLDMGGEARNEIHANLDAEAFETDTPIVALESGDLDMYCGRNSIVVADADATQPIISFTGDHSPNPDRIWRENYWGTSCTELLTEETVNDDVIGLIPVWAEVEENLLTCLEYFAPGNPACPYEPYTAFELLKLGIDAELAGDLDSAREHWYYLVILHPTAKEINEATLRLKALGQDKNYGPDHFTLVRDHLFEAADLSEGVNFHTQAVLQDCSAWCVEALLGDRTLAIAALNAMLVGETNHVCIDEIHFSLAEIATYPAQGGQSSAAPDARYTRALVQQQAVQTLLAFQRGTHAGVLEPAALPQTFAIQRLYPNPFNPTTRIELSVPETAVVRLRIFNLQGQQVATLVDGRLEAGVHSILFDGSALASGMYLARAEYQCQTQDRKMMLIK